DNA sequence from the Candidatus Fluviicola riflensis genome:
CAACCGAACGCAGGATCAGATCGCGCATGAGTTTCAGTTCCATTGTATCGTCGTCATTCGTACTTACGATAAACAAACTGTATCCTTTTTTATATAGACTTTCCTGGATCGCTTTGCTCAGTTCGGAATAAAACGGGTTCGAAATATCGGCCAAAACCAATCCGATCGTTTGTGTTTTCCCTTCACGTAATCCTTTGGCAAAAAAGTTGGGAACATAATTGAGTTCCTTGGCTTTGTCCAATATTAATTGCTGGGTGGTGGGACTGATATTAAATTGCTTTCCTTTCCCATTAAGAACAAAAGAAACCGTTGACTTGGAAATGCTCAAGCTTTCGGCGATATCAGCCAACGAAATACGTTTTGATTTCATACGTTTATTTAATTTCTTCTATCAATTCCCCAAAGCATTTTGTTGCGAATGGTATCTAAGAAATTGTTGTCCTCAAATTTAATCACATTTATCATGTAATCAGCTTTATGGATCACAACTTCTTCACCGCGCTTCAAACTTTTAGACTGTCCGTCTAAACTAATCAGGTAATTGCGTTCGCGACCTTCAACCATTAATCGAACGGGCATTTTGTCAGGAACCACCATTGGGCGCACGTTGAGATTATGCGGTGCAATCGGCGTAAGAATGTGCACCTGGCAACCGGGAGTAATAATTGGCCCCCCACAACTCAAACTATAAGCTGTAGAACCTGTTGGGGTGGAAACGATCAAACCGTCGGCCCAATAGGAATTGAGGTATTTATCGTCCAGGTACGCGTGCACGGTAATCATGGATGAAGTATCTTTTTTGTGTACCGTCAATTCGTTTAAAGCCACATTTTGATCACCAAACAATTGCCGC
Encoded proteins:
- a CDS encoding NAD kinase — translated: MRVAVYGKKITKQNTPVFKQFLELIAHYGWKPVVEAELQEQLEKKAGLAAGADTFSSSSDFKSGIDIAFSIGGDGTFLRTVSFIRDSGVPILGINTGRLGFLANVGSEFLEEALDLVLKKEFEYQQRSLLRVETERQLFGDQNVALNELTVHKKDTSSMITVHAYLDDKYLNSYWADGLIVSTPTGSTAYSLSCGGPIITPGCQVHILTPIAPHNLNVRPMVVPDKMPVRLMVEGRERNYLISLDGQSKSLKRGEEVVIHKADYMINVIKFEDNNFLDTIRNKMLWGIDRRN